In a genomic window of Amblyomma americanum isolate KBUSLIRL-KWMA chromosome 4, ASM5285725v1, whole genome shotgun sequence:
- the LOC144129402 gene encoding flavin-containing monooxygenase 5-like, with protein MSEARRRVCVVGAGSSGLTCARQMLDYGLDVVLFERSADIGGLWSYHDDDVEGQASVMRTTIINTSKEMSAFSDFPPPKDLPNYMHNTKMLAYFRSYADHFGVTEHVKARHDVVQVTPAADYEETGRWDVLVRDLGTNADRTETFDAVAVCVGHHVYPNVPHFRGQEKFRGRIVHTHSLKNADKFRDRRVAVVGIGNSAVDAVVDVSHVALETYLSTRRGAWVAKRVGPNGMPIDIFLATRLKNYLMHVLPESVSNDYVENILNGYFNHEVYGIKPKHRYNAQHPTVNDALPNLILSGKVQVKKNIVQFTEEGVLFEGDSKVTPLDDVILATGYQIKFPFLPKDVVSVTDNHVQLYKYAFPPHLKHPTLAIIGLIQPIGAIFPIAEMQSRWMAELITRRRSLPPAEAMRENIRRKLSAMRRRYVDSPRHTIQVDWIDYMDELSSEIGARPNMLKYLFTDHELFRALLGPCVPYQFRLEGPHRWSGARQAILDSRHRVMYPLNDRCSSFTRKGKGHFTFVYVCAFLFVLAAAFVFSELRQHS; from the exons ATGTCGGAGGCACGGCGGCGTGTGTGCGTGGTCGGCGCAGGCTCGAGCGGCCTGACGTGCGCGCGCCAGATGCTCGACTACGGCCTCGACGTGGTGCTGTTCGAGAGGTCGGCCGACATCGGGGGGCTCTGGTCGTACCACGACGACGACGTCGAGGGACAGGCCTCCGTGATGCGCACCACCATCATCAACACCAGCAAGGAGATGAGCGCGTTCAG TGACTTCCCGCCGCCCAAGGACCTCCCCAACTACATGCACAACACGAAGATGCTGGCCTACTTCCGCAGCTACGCCGACCACTTCGGAGTGACGGAGCACGTGAAGGCGAGGCACGACGTGGTGCAGGTGACGCCTGCCGCCGACTACGAGGAGACGGGCCGCTGGGACGTGCTCGTCAGAGACCTCGGGACGAACGCCGACCGCACCGAGACGTTCGACGCCGTGGCGGTGTGCGTGGGACACCACGTGTACCCGAACGTGCCGCACTTCCGGGGGCAGGAGAAGTTCCGCGGCCGCATCGTCCACACTCACAGCCTCAAGAACGCCGACAAATTCCGGGACCGCCGGGTGGCCGTGGTCGGCATCGGTAACTCCGCGGTGGACGCCGTGGTCGACGTCAGCCACGTGGCCCTCGAG ACGTACCTGTCCACGAGGAGGGGCGCGTGGGTGGCCAAGCGCGTGGGCCCAAACGGCATGCCCATCGACATCTTCCTAGCAACGCGGCTCAAGAACTACCTGATGCACGTGCTGCCGGAGTCGGTGAGCAACGACTACGTGGAGAACATCCTGAACGGATACTTCAACCACGAGGTGTACGGCATCAAGCCCAAGCACCGCTACAACGCCCAGCACCCGACCGTCAACGACGCACTGCCCAACCTCATCCTCAGCGGGAAGGTGCAGGTCAAAAAGAACATCGTCCAGTTCACAGAAGAAGGCGTCCTCTTTGAAGGTGACAGCAAG GTAACTCCGCTGGATGATGTCATTCTGGCCACGGGTTACCAGATCAAGTTCCCTTTCCTCCCGAAGGACGTGGTGTCGGTAACGGACAACCATGTGCAGCTGTACAAGTACGCCTTCCCGCCCCACCTTAAGCACCCGACTCTGGCCATCATCGGGCTCATACAGCCAATCGGCGCCATATTCCCCATAGCTGAGATGCAG AGTCGCTGGATGGCCGAGCTGATCACCAGGAGGCGTTCGTTGCCCCCGGCGGAGGCCATGCGCGAGAACATCCGGCGGAAGCTGAGCGCCATGCGGCGGCGCTACGTCGACTCGCCGCGCCACACCATCCAGGTGGACTGGATCGACTACATGGACGAGCTGTCCAGCGAGATCGGCGCCCGGCCCAACATGCTCAAGTACCTCTTCACCGACCACGAGCTGTTCCGGGCGCTGCTCGGGCCATGCGTGCCCTACCAGTTCCGGCTGGAGGGTCCGCACCGGTGGTCCGGAGCGCGCCAGGCCATCCTCGACTCCCGCCACCGGGTCATGTACCCGCTCAACGACCGCTGCTCCTCATTCACGCGCAAGGGCAAAGGGCATTTCACCTTCGTCTACGTGTGCGCCTTTCTCTTCGTCCTGGCCGCCGCGTTCGTCTTTTCCGAGCTGCGGCAACATTCCTAA